TCATGCCACGAAGTACCGCTTTTGACATTCGGTAGATCGGTGTCAGGTTAGTATTGATGATGTCATTCCACTCATCATCTTTCATACGCATAAGTAAGTTATCACGCGTAATACCTGCATTGTTCACCAGAATATCGATTGCGCCAAACTCATCATTAATATTTTTCAGAGTTGCTTCAATGGATTCGATATCTGTCACGTTTAGCGCCAGGCCTTTACCATTTTCACCAAGGTATTCACTGATTGCAGCAGCACCATTTTCTGAAGTCGCAGTACCGATAACCGTCGCGCCACGTTCAACAAGAATTTCAGCGATAGCACGACCAATACCTCGACTTGCGCCAGTAACCAGTGCAATCTTGCCTTCTAGGTTCATCATGATTGTTATTCCTTAAAAGTTTACTTAGCGGCTTCTAAAGATGCAGCATCGTTTACTGCAGCGCCACTGAGTGTCTTCACAATACGTTTTGTCAGACCCGTTAGAACTTTACCCGGGCCTAATTCAAGAAGTCTTTCTACACCTTGCTCGCTCATTAGCTGTACACTTTCAGTCCAGCGAACTGGGCTGTATAGCTGGCGCACCAGTGCATTTTTAATTTTCGCTGGGTCATTTTCAGCAACAACATCAACGTTATTGATAACTGGCAATAGAGGAGTATTGAATTCAATCTCTTCTAGAGCGACAGCCAGTTTATCGGCTGCTGGCTTCATCAAAGCACAGTGAGAAGGCACTGACACTGGCAGTGGCAGAGCTCGCTTCGCCCCCGCTTCTTTACACAAAGCACCTGCGCGTTCGACTGCGTCTTTACTACCTGCAATCACAACCTGACCGGGTGAGTTGTAATTTACTGGTGATACCACTTCACCTTGAGCCGCTTCTTCACACGCTTTAGCAATAGACTCATCATCTAGACCGATGATCGCGAACATAGCCCCAGTGCCTGCTGGCACTGCTTCTTGCATGAGTTGACCACGCAGCTCAACCAGCTTGATTGCTTCTTTAAAGTCAATCACACCAGCACATACTAATGCCGAATATTCACCTAGGCTATGGCCCGCTAGGTTCGCTGGCTGCTCTAGGCCAAGCTCTTGCCAAACACGCCAGATAGCAACCGAGGATGCTAACAGTGCTGGTTGAGTACGAAAAGTTTGGTTGAGATCTTCAGCTGGGCCATTTTGAACCAACGCCCATAGGTCGTAACCTAACGCCTCAGATGCTTCCGAAAAAGTGT
This window of the Vibrio neptunius genome carries:
- the fabG gene encoding 3-oxoacyl-ACP reductase FabG, whose protein sequence is MNLEGKIALVTGASRGIGRAIAEILVERGATVIGTATSENGAAAISEYLGENGKGLALNVTDIESIEATLKNINDEFGAIDILVNNAGITRDNLLMRMKDDEWNDIINTNLTPIYRMSKAVLRGMMKKRAGRIINVGSVVGTMGNAGQTNYAAAKAGVIGFTKSMAREVASRGVTVNTVAPGFIETDMTKALNDEQRAATLANVPAGRLGDPREIASAVAFLASPEAAYITGETLHVNGGMYMV
- the fabD gene encoding ACP S-malonyltransferase, with protein sequence MSNFAIVFPGQGSQAVGMLAELGEQYEVVKNTFSEASEALGYDLWALVQNGPAEDLNQTFRTQPALLASSVAIWRVWQELGLEQPANLAGHSLGEYSALVCAGVIDFKEAIKLVELRGQLMQEAVPAGTGAMFAIIGLDDESIAKACEEAAQGEVVSPVNYNSPGQVVIAGSKDAVERAGALCKEAGAKRALPLPVSVPSHCALMKPAADKLAVALEEIEFNTPLLPVINNVDVVAENDPAKIKNALVRQLYSPVRWTESVQLMSEQGVERLLELGPGKVLTGLTKRIVKTLSGAAVNDAASLEAAK